A region of Sesamum indicum cultivar Zhongzhi No. 13 linkage group LG7, S_indicum_v1.0, whole genome shotgun sequence DNA encodes the following proteins:
- the LOC105165924 gene encoding uncharacterized protein LOC105165924 — translation MPRSFRTDELEFDPEIEKTARRLRKETKQHKKEASTSSKPAADSELDVSTSNNSKDEVMAQNLERTIKEMTSFDLNQQPLYVEYPNLNADFELKSGLIHLLPTFRGLAGEDPYKHLKQFHVVCSGMRPQGVTEEQVKLRAFPFTLGDKAKDWFYSLPSGSIVSWNELKKLFLENYFPASRTTNIRKKISGMCQFSSERLSEANRSLVDASSGGALYDKTPTEARKLITTMAANNQQFGSRNDSSPQRVNEVSTSIDERLDKLTFLVENFIGEAFNKSRLVGYVHLWVIAPTLVLHFKKNQPEHANAVGGIFGQQQRRHDPFSNTYNPGWRDHPNLRYDNQRQNFQRVPQQQPPPPPPQTNPNNGMSLEDIVKTLALNTQQFQQETHKFQQETRSSIQNLESQMSQLASSVSRLESQGKFSSQTIINPNQNVSAITLCSGKELQLENGTRRGYAQQDKTEDALEILPKQAEKSNLVSEESPKVFIPKPPFPERFAKSKEEEEEEEEKDILETLLNVELNILLLDAIKQIPRYAKFLKELCANKSKLRDNERVSMGENVSAIFQRKLPPKCNDPGVVLQLADHSVVYPKGVLEDVLVQVNELSVGHLVTGLMEKAVEKLGKTLVLTEVEEDELIIQQGD, via the exons ATGCCACGTTCTTTTCGTACAGATGAACTTGAATTTGACCCAGAGATCGAGAAGACCGCTCGTAGACTCCGAAAAGAAACCAAACAACACAAGAAAGAGGCTTCTACTTCTTCCAAACCAGCAGCAGACTCTGAGTTAGACGTGTCCACGTCTAACAACTCTAAAGACGAAGTCATGGCTCAAAATCTGGAACGAACGATCAAAGAGATGACTTCCTTTGACTTAAATCAACAACCATTGTACGTTGAATATCCTAATTTAAATGCtgattttgaacttaaatcTGGCCTAATTCATTTACTTCCTACTTTTCGTGGCCTTGCAGGTGAAGACCCATACAAACACCTCAAACAATTTCATGTGGTGTGTTCCGGCATGAGACCTCAAGGAGTCACTGAAGAACAAGTCAAGTTAAGGGCCTTTCCATTCACATTGGGCGACAAAGCAAAAGATTGGTTCTACTCTTTACCTTCGGGATCTATTGTTAGTTGGAACGAGCTCAAGAAACTATTTCTTGAGAACTACTTCCCCGCTTCAAGGACTACAAACATCCGGAAGAAAATAAGTGGAATGTGTCAATTCTCCAGTGAAA gaTTGTCTGAGGCAAATAGAAGCTTGGTGGATGCATCTAGTGGAGGTGCTTTGTATGACAAAACTCCTACCGAAGCACGCAAACTAATCACAACCATGGCGGCCAATAATCAACAATTCGGTAGTAGAAACGACAGCTCCCCACAAAGGGTAAACGAGGTAAGTACTTCTATTGATGAACGTTTAGATAAACTTACTTTTCTTGTTGAAAACTTTATAGGGGAAGCATTCAACAAGTCAAGACTTGTGGGATATGTACATCTTTGGGTCATTGCACCGACGCTTGTGCTACACTTCAAGAAGAATCAACCCGAACATGCTAACGCCGTCGGTGGAATTTTTGGGCAACAACAAAGGAGACATGACCCATTTTCCAATACCTATAACCCTGGATGGAGAGATCACCCAAATTTGAGGTATGACAATCAACGTCAAAACTTTCAAAGAGTTCCACAACaacaaccaccaccaccaccacctcaaACCAATCCCAATAATGGTATGTCCCTAGAGGATATCGTGAAGACACTCGCCTTGAACACCCAACAGTTCCAACAAGAAACTCACAAGTTCCAACAAGAAACCCGCTCGAGCATACAAAATTTAGAATCCCAAATGAGCCAACTAGCCTCCTCCGTCAGCCGCTTGGAGTCTCAAGGTAAGTTTTCCTcccaaactattattaatcctAACCAAAACGTTAGTGCTATTACCTTGTGCAGTGGAAAAGAGCTACAACTCGAAAATGGCACTAGGCGTGGGTATGCACAGCAGGACAAAACAGAGGATGCACTCGAAATTCTTCCAAAACAAGCTGAAAAATCCAACCTAGTCAGTGAGGAAAGTCCCAAGGTGTTCATACCCAAACCTCCCTTTCCGGAGAGATTTGCCAAGTccaaagaggaggaagaggaggaagaggagaagGATATACTTGAAACATTACTCAACGTTGAGCTAAATATTCTCTTGCTCGAtgcaattaaacaaataccTCGCTATGCAAAGTTTCTCAAGGAGTTGTGCGCCAACAAATCCAAATTGAGAGATAATGAAAGGGTAAGTATGGGAGAAAATGTATCTgccatttttcaaagaaaactaCCTCCTAAATGCAATGATCCAG GGGTCGTTCTTCAACTCGCCGATCATTCCGTAGTTTACCCCAAAGGAGTTCTTGAGGATGTTCTTGTGCAAGTTAATGAATTG TCAGTAGGGCATCTGGTGACTGGTCTGATGGAGAAAGCTGTGGAAAAACTAGGTAAGACTCTGGTGTTAACAGAAGTGGAAGAAGATGAGTTGATTATTCAACAAGGGGACTAA
- the LOC105165923 gene encoding uncharacterized protein LOC105165923: MTRDHEPGKDPKQKVDRTRDPPYQPKYHRYTPLNTTRTKALLTVEKSDMLKWPRHTRFTPAKKFSIKYCKFHRERGHDTEECYQLKDEIERLIRQGYFKQLVLKCRADETIVCRSRSRSHERAQDQGKGVQKEVNPRDNALVKAIVYTIAGGPEGGDSGRSRKRKNRSDQRDQLVVSIEPEEEITFENKDVAGKTGSQNDPMVIRLDIANFTIRKVLIDNGSSADIILRDVLVKIGLENAKLEPVRTPLVGFGGTEIVPLGTLDLPVSMWEEPRRKTLMIKFLVVDTPFAYNVILGRPGLNAFRAIVSTYHLK; the protein is encoded by the coding sequence ATGACCCGCGACCATGAACCTGGAAAAGATCCAAAGCAGAAGGTTGATCGCACTCGTGACCCTCCCTACCAACCAAAGTACCACCGATATACGCCTTTAAACACTACGCGGACAAAGGCGTTGCTGACTGTGGAGAAATCTGATATGTTAAAATGGCCCCGCCATACGAGATTCACGCCAGCTAAAAAATTTTCgattaaatattgtaaatttcaCCGTGAGCGTGGGCATGACACAGAGGAATGTTATCAATTGAAAGATGAAATTGAGAGATTGATCAGGCAAGGATATTTTAAACAACTTGTACTGAAGTGTCGAGCTGATGAAACTATTGTTTGCCGAAGCCGATCTAGGAGTCATGAGAGGGCTCAAGATCAAGGGAAGGGAGTGCAGAAAGAAGTCAACCCAAGGGATAATGCGCTTGTGAAAGCCATAGTTTATACCATTGCAGGAGGACCTGAAGGGGGTGATTCTGGAAGGTCTAGGAAGAGGAAAAATAGAAGTGACCAGAGAGATCAACTAGTCGTAAGCATTGAGCCAGAGGAAGAAATAACGTTCGAAAATAAAGATGTTGCTGGAAAGACGGGGTCGCAGAATGACCCCATGGTAATCAGACTGGATATAGCCAATTTCACCATTCGAAAAGTTTTGATTGATAATGGAAGCTCGGCAGATATCATCCTTAGGGATGTTTTGGTCAAGATTGGGCTAGAGAATGCAAAGTTAGAACCTGTAAGGACCCCGCTAGTTGGATTTGGAGGAACTGAGATCGTGCCGTTGGGAACCCTTGATCTACCTGTATCTATGTGGGAGGAACCTCGGAGAAAAACGTTGATGATCAAATTTCTAGTAGTAGACACACCGTTTGCGTATAATGTAATTCTAGGAAGGCCAGGACTGAATGCTTTTCGTGCAATAGTATCTACATACCACTTGAAGTGA